Proteins from a genomic interval of Vicinamibacteria bacterium:
- a CDS encoding AtpZ/AtpI family protein → MTPDKKDGDRGDWARALRDVAPYLGMGTALAVTVLLGLAGGYWLDGQFGTRPLFFLLGGAFGLFAALYHFYKTVTDLNR, encoded by the coding sequence TTGACGCCGGACAAGAAGGACGGGGATCGGGGAGACTGGGCGCGCGCTCTCAGGGACGTGGCGCCCTATCTCGGGATGGGGACGGCCCTGGCCGTCACCGTCCTTCTGGGGCTCGCCGGCGGCTACTGGCTGGATGGCCAGTTTGGGACCAGGCCGCTGTTCTTTCTCCTGGGCGGAGCGTTTGGCTTGTTCGCGGCGCTATACCACTTCTACAAGACAGTGACGGACCTTAACCGGTGA
- the atpB gene encoding F0F1 ATP synthase subunit A — MMSLLLALQAAGPEAEPAAAGAHEGPAAILMHHVLDQRLAHVVIGPLDLGPTKHLLFFLAVGVLLVALMRWTLASYRDGIPRGIAAFVEILVIYIRDEVAEKNIGHGEGRKFTPLLLSFFFFILAAALFGLLPFSATATGNLSVTLGLALVAFLAMQYAGISKYGVVHHFAGMVPPGLPVWLIPIMIPVEILGVLSKPFALMIRLFANMLAGHMVITALLLLIPLMSVISTAFGVAMIPVSVGLALFIDLLEILVAFIQAYIFTLLTAIFIGMYAHPAH; from the coding sequence ATGATGAGCCTGCTCCTCGCCCTCCAAGCCGCGGGTCCGGAAGCGGAGCCCGCCGCCGCCGGCGCGCATGAGGGGCCGGCCGCGATCCTCATGCACCACGTGCTCGACCAGCGGCTGGCCCACGTCGTGATCGGCCCCCTGGACCTGGGTCCTACCAAGCACCTCCTCTTCTTCCTGGCCGTGGGCGTCCTCCTGGTGGCCCTCATGAGATGGACCCTGGCCAGCTACCGGGACGGCATCCCCCGGGGGATCGCCGCCTTCGTGGAGATCCTCGTGATCTACATCCGCGACGAGGTCGCGGAGAAGAACATCGGCCACGGGGAGGGACGGAAGTTCACTCCCTTGCTCCTGAGCTTCTTCTTCTTCATCCTTGCCGCAGCCCTTTTCGGTCTGCTGCCGTTTTCCGCCACCGCCACCGGCAACCTGAGCGTGACCTTGGGCCTGGCCCTGGTGGCCTTTCTGGCCATGCAGTACGCCGGCATCTCCAAGTACGGCGTTGTCCACCACTTCGCGGGCATGGTGCCACCCGGGCTTCCCGTCTGGCTCATCCCCATCATGATCCCGGTGGAGATCCTGGGGGTACTCTCCAAGCCCTTCGCACTGATGATCCGCTTGTTCGCGAACATGCTGGCCGGGCACATGGTGATCACGGCCCTCCTGCTCCTGATCCCCCTCATGTCCGTGATCAGCACCGCTTTCGGCGTGGCCATGATCCCGGTGTCGGTGGGCCTCGCCCTCTTCATCGATCTGCTCGAGATCCTGGTCGCTTTCATCCAGGCCTACATCTTCACGCTGCTCACCGCTATCTTCATCGGGATGTACGCGCATCCCGCGCATTGA
- a CDS encoding ATP synthase F0 subunit C, with protein MDPKALAYFAAGIGAGLTIMGGGAGIGRLAAAALEGIARQPNAAADIRAAMIVAAGLIEGVTFFSLIVAILLAIK; from the coding sequence ATGGATCCCAAGGCTCTGGCGTACTTCGCGGCCGGCATTGGCGCCGGACTCACCATCATGGGGGGAGGGGCGGGGATCGGCCGCCTCGCCGCCGCCGCCCTGGAGGGCATTGCCCGCCAGCCCAACGCCGCCGCCGACATCCGCGCGGCCATGATCGTGGCCGCCGGTCTGATCGAGGGGGTGACGTTCTTCTCCTTGATCGTGGCCATCCTTCTGGCCATCAAGTAG
- the atpF gene encoding F0F1 ATP synthase subunit B — protein MMAAAVLLLAAPEGGGGGLTDINLGLTIWTGVVFLLFAIVLAKFAWRPLLDLIELRERTVREQVQGAEKAHHEAEALLTQQKEMLREAGREREEMIRRALKEVEQIRADLVAKARAEAEHILARAQERIERDTSAALLELRAQVADIAVEAAGRIVKSSLTPEVQKKLVKDYIDTLPRA, from the coding sequence ATGATGGCAGCCGCCGTTCTCCTGCTCGCCGCCCCCGAGGGCGGGGGCGGGGGCCTGACCGACATCAACCTCGGCCTGACCATCTGGACGGGAGTGGTCTTCCTGCTCTTCGCCATCGTGCTCGCAAAGTTCGCGTGGCGGCCGCTGCTTGACCTGATCGAGCTTCGGGAGCGGACGGTGCGCGAACAGGTGCAGGGCGCGGAGAAGGCCCACCACGAGGCCGAGGCCCTGCTGACCCAACAGAAGGAGATGCTGCGGGAGGCGGGGCGCGAGCGGGAGGAGATGATCCGGCGGGCCCTCAAGGAGGTGGAGCAGATCCGGGCCGACCTCGTGGCCAAGGCCCGGGCGGAGGCCGAGCACATCCTAGCGCGGGCCCAGGAACGCATCGAGCGGGACACGAGCGCCGCCCTGCTCGAGCTCCGGGCCCAGGTGGCGGACATCGCGGTGGAGGCGGCGGGCCGCATCGTGAAATCCTCCCTGACCCCCGAGGTCCAGAAGAAGCTGGTGAAGGACTACATCGACACCCTGCCGCGAGCTTAG
- a CDS encoding SCP2 sterol-binding domain-containing protein has product MSEVGTIFKGLCKLFQKGKVKTARTFYFSLGDDEKWTVSLTGEKCEVKAGKPDEDADCFFKATEQMFLDVWNGQYTPSAKDFLTGAIKSNNPLLLKEFIAAFRK; this is encoded by the coding sequence ATGTCTGAGGTCGGCACGATCTTCAAGGGCCTGTGCAAGCTCTTCCAGAAGGGGAAGGTCAAGACCGCGCGGACGTTCTATTTCTCCCTGGGCGACGACGAGAAATGGACGGTGTCTCTCACGGGGGAGAAGTGCGAGGTCAAGGCCGGGAAGCCGGATGAGGACGCGGACTGTTTCTTCAAGGCCACGGAGCAGATGTTCCTGGATGTCTGGAACGGGCAGTACACCCCCTCCGCCAAGGACTTCCTGACCGGCGCCATCAAGAGCAACAACCCCCTCCTCCTGAAGGAGTTCATAGCCGCCTTTCGCAAGTAG